A genomic stretch from Streptomyces venezuelae ATCC 10712 includes:
- a CDS encoding NAD-glutamate dehydrogenase → MQTKLDEAKAELLERAARVAEHSPVGGRLPTGPEGAGERPDRDTVLEYLQRYYLHTAPEDLGDRDPVDVFGAALSHYRLAENRPQGTANVRVHTPTVEENGWTSSHSVVEVVTDDMPFLVDSVTNELSRQGRGIHVVIHPQVLVRRDLTGKLIEVLSAQIHGELPHDALTESWIHVEIDRETDRADLKQITADLLRVLSDVRETVEDWEKMRDAALRIAEGLPDEPTASDLRPTEVEEARELLRWLADDHFTFLGYREYELVNGDALSAVPGTGLGILRSDPQHSGDDQGHHAHPVSPSFSRLPEDVRAKAREHKLLILTKANSRSTVHRPSYLDYVGVKKFDADGNVIGERRFLGLFSSAAYTESVRRVPVVKRKVQEVLEGAGFSPNSHDGRDLLQILETYPRDELFQTPADQLQSVVTSVLYLQERRRLRLYLRQDEYGRYYSALVYLPRDRYTTRVRLRIIDILKEELGGTSVDFTAWNTESILSRLHFVVRVEPGTELAKLTDADVDRIEARLVEAARSWSDGFGEALNAEFGEERAAELLRRYGNAFSEGYKADHSPRAAVADLVRMEALAASGKDFALSLYEPVVAGPGERRFKIYKTGDPISLSAVLPVLNRLGVEVTDERPYELRCADRTHAWVYDFGLRMPVSTGNGGDYLGDDARERFQEAFAATWTGEAENDNFNSLVLSAGLTWREAMVLRAYAKYLRQAGSTFSQDYMEDTLRNNVHTTRLLVNLFEARMAPERQRAGTELIDALLEELDAALDQVASLDEDRILRSFLTVIKATLRTNFFQVTADGTPHSYVSMKFDPQAIPDLPAPRPAFEIWVYSPRVEGVHLRFGKVARGGLRWSDRREDFRTEILGLVKAQMVKNTVIVPVGAKGGFVAKQLPDPTVDRDAWLAEGIASYKTFISALLDITDNLVAGEVVPPVDVVRHDEDDTYLVVAADKGTATFSDIANGVAESYGFWLGDAFASGGSAGYDHKGMGITARGAWESVKRHFRELGHDTQTEDFTVVGVGDMSGDVFGNGMLLSEHIRLVAAFDHRHIFIDPNPDAAVSYAERRRLFDLPRSSWADYDPSLLSAGGGIHPRSAKSIPVNAQVRAALGIEDGITKMTPAELMKAVLQAPVDLLWNGGIGTYVKSSAESDSDVGDKANDAIRVDGQDVRAKVIGEGGNLGATQLGRIEFARSGGPEGQGGKVNTDAIDNSAGVDTSDHEVNIKILLNGLVAEGDMTVKQRNKILAEMTDEVGTLVLRNNYAQNTALANAVAQSPSLLHAHQRFMRRLGRDGALDRSLEFLPNDRQIRELLNNGRGLSQPELAVLLAYTKITVADELIGTELPDDPYLRGLLHAYFPTLLREKFTEAVDNHALRREIITTVLVNDTVNTGGSTFLHRLREETGASIEEIVRAQTAARVVFRLGQVWDAVEALDNVVPAEIQTRMRLHSRRLVERGTRWMLNNRPQPLQLTETIEFFAERVEQVWAQLPNLLRGADLEWYQSILDELTGFGVPEELALRVAGFSSAFPILDVVAIADRTGKDPLAVAEVYYDLADRLRITDLMDRIIELPRSDRWQSMARASIREDLFAAHSALTADVLAAGNGASSPEQRFKAWEEKNAAILGRARTTLEEIQGSDTFDLANLSVAMRTMRTLLRSHS, encoded by the coding sequence ATGCAGACCAAGCTGGACGAAGCAAAGGCCGAGCTGCTCGAAAGGGCCGCTCGCGTAGCTGAGCACAGCCCGGTCGGGGGGCGACTTCCGACGGGCCCGGAGGGTGCCGGGGAGCGCCCGGACCGGGACACCGTGCTCGAGTACCTCCAGCGCTACTACCTGCACACCGCGCCGGAGGACCTCGGCGACCGGGACCCGGTCGACGTGTTCGGCGCCGCGCTCTCTCACTACCGGCTCGCGGAGAACCGTCCGCAGGGCACCGCGAACGTGCGCGTGCACACTCCGACGGTCGAGGAGAACGGCTGGACAAGCAGCCACTCCGTCGTCGAGGTCGTCACCGACGACATGCCGTTCCTGGTGGACTCGGTCACCAACGAGCTCTCACGCCAGGGCCGCGGCATCCACGTCGTGATCCACCCGCAGGTCCTCGTCCGCCGTGACCTCACGGGCAAGCTCATCGAGGTCCTGTCCGCGCAGATCCACGGCGAGCTGCCGCACGACGCGCTCACCGAGTCCTGGATCCACGTCGAGATCGACCGGGAGACCGACCGCGCCGACCTCAAGCAGATCACCGCCGATCTGCTGCGCGTCCTGTCCGACGTCCGCGAGACGGTCGAGGACTGGGAGAAGATGCGCGACGCCGCCCTGCGGATCGCCGAAGGCCTCCCGGACGAGCCCACCGCCTCCGACCTGCGTCCGACCGAGGTGGAGGAGGCCCGCGAGCTGCTGCGCTGGCTCGCCGACGACCACTTCACCTTCCTGGGCTACCGCGAGTACGAGCTGGTCAACGGTGACGCCCTGTCCGCCGTGCCCGGCACGGGACTCGGCATCCTGCGCTCCGACCCGCAGCACTCGGGCGACGACCAGGGCCACCACGCCCACCCAGTCTCGCCCTCGTTCAGCCGGCTGCCCGAGGACGTCCGCGCCAAGGCGCGCGAGCACAAGCTGCTCATCCTCACCAAGGCCAACAGCCGCTCGACCGTGCACCGCCCCTCGTACCTCGACTACGTCGGCGTGAAGAAGTTCGACGCCGACGGCAACGTCATCGGCGAGCGCCGCTTCCTCGGCCTGTTCTCCTCGGCCGCCTACACCGAGTCCGTGCGCCGCGTCCCCGTCGTCAAGCGCAAGGTCCAGGAGGTCCTGGAGGGCGCGGGCTTCTCGCCCAACAGCCACGACGGCCGCGACCTGCTCCAGATCCTGGAGACCTACCCGCGCGACGAGCTGTTCCAGACGCCGGCCGACCAGCTGCAGTCCGTCGTCACCAGCGTCCTCTACCTGCAGGAGCGCCGCCGGCTGCGGCTCTACCTGCGCCAGGACGAGTACGGCCGCTACTACTCGGCCCTCGTCTACCTGCCGCGCGACCGCTACACGACCCGCGTCCGGCTGCGGATCATCGACATCCTGAAGGAGGAGCTCGGCGGCACCAGCGTCGACTTCACCGCCTGGAACACCGAGTCGATCCTGTCCCGGCTGCACTTCGTCGTCCGGGTCGAGCCCGGCACCGAGCTGGCGAAGCTCACCGACGCCGACGTCGACCGCATCGAGGCCCGGCTGGTCGAGGCCGCCCGCTCCTGGTCCGACGGCTTCGGCGAGGCGCTCAACGCCGAGTTCGGCGAGGAGCGCGCCGCCGAGCTGCTCCGCCGCTACGGCAACGCCTTCTCCGAGGGCTACAAGGCCGACCACTCGCCGCGCGCCGCCGTCGCCGACCTCGTCCGCATGGAGGCCCTCGCCGCCAGCGGCAAGGACTTCGCGCTCTCGCTGTACGAGCCGGTCGTCGCGGGCCCCGGCGAGCGCCGCTTCAAGATCTACAAGACCGGTGACCCGATCTCCCTCTCCGCCGTGCTCCCGGTGCTCAACCGGCTCGGCGTCGAGGTGACCGACGAGCGCCCGTACGAGCTGCGCTGCGCCGACCGCACCCACGCCTGGGTCTACGACTTCGGCCTGCGGATGCCCGTCTCCACCGGCAACGGCGGCGACTACCTCGGCGACGACGCCCGCGAGCGCTTCCAGGAGGCCTTCGCCGCCACCTGGACCGGCGAGGCCGAGAACGACAACTTCAACTCGCTCGTCCTCTCCGCCGGGCTCACCTGGCGCGAGGCCATGGTGCTGCGCGCCTACGCGAAGTACCTGCGCCAGGCCGGTTCGACGTTCAGCCAGGACTACATGGAGGACACCCTCCGCAACAACGTCCACACCACCCGGCTGCTCGTGAACCTCTTCGAGGCCCGGATGGCCCCGGAGCGCCAGCGGGCCGGCACCGAGCTGATCGACGCGCTCCTGGAGGAGCTGGACGCCGCCCTCGACCAGGTCGCGAGCCTGGACGAGGACCGCATCCTGCGGTCCTTCCTGACCGTCATCAAGGCCACGCTGCGGACCAACTTCTTCCAGGTCACGGCGGACGGCACGCCGCACTCGTACGTGTCGATGAAGTTCGACCCGCAGGCCATCCCCGACCTGCCCGCGCCCCGCCCGGCCTTCGAGATCTGGGTGTACTCCCCGCGCGTCGAGGGCGTCCACCTGCGCTTCGGCAAGGTCGCCCGAGGCGGCCTGCGCTGGTCCGACCGCCGGGAGGACTTCCGTACCGAGATCCTCGGCCTGGTCAAGGCGCAGATGGTGAAGAACACCGTCATCGTGCCGGTCGGCGCCAAGGGCGGCTTCGTCGCCAAGCAGCTCCCGGACCCGACCGTGGACCGTGACGCCTGGCTGGCCGAGGGCATCGCCTCGTACAAGACGTTCATCTCGGCGCTGCTCGACATCACCGACAACCTGGTCGCGGGCGAGGTCGTGCCGCCGGTCGACGTGGTCCGCCACGACGAGGACGACACCTACCTGGTGGTCGCCGCCGACAAGGGCACCGCGACCTTCTCCGACATCGCCAACGGCGTCGCGGAGTCGTACGGCTTCTGGCTCGGCGACGCCTTCGCCTCCGGCGGCTCCGCCGGTTACGACCACAAGGGCATGGGCATCACCGCCCGCGGCGCCTGGGAGTCCGTCAAGCGGCACTTCCGCGAGCTGGGCCACGACACCCAGACCGAGGACTTCACGGTCGTCGGCGTCGGCGACATGTCCGGCGACGTGTTCGGCAACGGCATGCTGCTCTCCGAGCACATCCGTCTGGTCGCCGCGTTCGACCACCGGCACATCTTCATCGACCCGAACCCGGACGCCGCCGTCTCGTACGCCGAGCGCCGCCGGCTCTTCGACCTGCCCCGCTCGTCCTGGGCCGACTACGACCCCTCGCTGCTCTCCGCGGGCGGTGGCATCCACCCCCGCAGCGCCAAGTCGATCCCGGTCAACGCGCAGGTCAGGGCCGCCCTCGGCATCGAGGACGGGATCACCAAGATGACCCCGGCCGAGCTGATGAAGGCGGTGCTGCAGGCCCCCGTCGACCTGCTGTGGAACGGCGGCATCGGCACGTACGTGAAGTCCTCGGCGGAGTCCGACTCCGACGTCGGCGACAAGGCCAACGACGCCATCCGCGTCGACGGCCAGGACGTCCGCGCCAAGGTCATCGGCGAGGGCGGCAACCTCGGCGCGACCCAGCTGGGCCGCATCGAGTTCGCCCGCTCCGGCGGCCCCGAGGGCCAGGGCGGCAAGGTCAACACCGACGCCATCGACAACAGCGCCGGCGTCGACACCTCCGACCACGAGGTCAACATCAAGATCCTGCTCAACGGGCTCGTCGCCGAGGGCGACATGACCGTCAAGCAGCGCAACAAGATCCTCGCGGAGATGACCGACGAGGTCGGCACGCTCGTCCTGCGCAACAACTACGCGCAGAACACCGCCCTCGCCAACGCCGTCGCCCAGTCGCCGTCCCTCCTCCACGCCCACCAGCGGTTCATGCGCCGCCTGGGCCGCGACGGAGCCCTCGACCGGTCCCTGGAGTTCCTGCCCAACGACCGGCAGATCCGCGAGCTGCTCAACAACGGCCGCGGCCTGAGCCAGCCCGAGCTCGCCGTCCTCCTCGCGTACACCAAGATCACGGTGGCCGACGAGCTCATCGGTACGGAGCTGCCGGACGACCCGTACCTGCGCGGGCTGCTCCACGCCTACTTCCCGACGCTGCTGCGCGAGAAGTTCACCGAGGCCGTCGACAACCACGCCCTGCGCCGCGAGATCATCACCACCGTCCTGGTCAACGACACCGTCAACACCGGTGGCTCGACCTTCCTGCACCGCCTCCGCGAGGAGACCGGCGCGTCGATCGAGGAGATCGTCCGGGCGCAGACCGCGGCCCGGGTCGTCTTCCGCCTCGGCCAGGTCTGGGACGCCGTCGAGGCCCTCGACAACGTGGTGCCCGCCGAGATCCAGACCCGGATGCGGCTGCACTCCCGCCGCCTCGTCGAGCGCGGCACGCGCTGGATGCTCAACAACCGGCCGCAGCCGCTCCAGCTCACCGAGACCATCGAGTTCTTCGCCGAGCGCGTCGAGCAGGTCTGGGCGCAGCTGCCCAACCTGCTGCGCGGCGCGGACCTGGAGTGGTACCAGTCGATCCTGGACGAGCTGACCGGGTTCGGCGTGCCGGAGGAGCTCGCGCTGCGGGTGGCCGGCTTCTCCTCCGCCTTCCCGATCCTCGACGTCGTCGCGATCGCGGACCGGACGGGCAAGGACCCGCTGGCGGTCGCCGAGGTCTACTACGACCTGGCCGACCGGCTGCGGATCACCGACCTGATGGACCGGATCATCGAGCTGCCGCGCAGCGACCGGTGGCAGTCGATGGCCCGCGCCTCGATCCGTGAGGACCTGTTCGCGGCGCACTCGGCGCTCACCGCGGACGTCCTGGCCGCCGGGAACGGCGCGTCGAGCCCCGAGCAGCGGTTCAAGGCCTGGGAGGAGAAGAACGCGGCGATCCTGGGCCGCGCGCGGACGACCCTGGAGGAGATCCAGGGCTCGGACACCTTCGACCTGGCCAACCTGTCGGTGGCCATGCGCACGATGCGCACCCTGCTGCGGAGCCACAGCTAG